The Pseudorasbora parva isolate DD20220531a chromosome 19, ASM2467924v1, whole genome shotgun sequence genomic sequence aggctagaaaaccattcacacacacacacacagaggcaaggttttttgcttgaaaacttatacaatattgccctctactggacatttaagggagagcatgtgttgaaaaaaaaaaaaaaaaaaaacacagtgtgatatatagaataaccagcaggtgggagtatagccttatatatgaaccaggcacgtgtgtccctattttgtgttttttagccttttgctacgggaaaaccgtttgagatatccaataaccgttcgcattttagcatcttctgtatatttacttcatgttgtccgagtttggaggagattgaatgaatcgcttttgaggagagggtaaaaactcAAAGCTCGTtttgccacttcttgttatcttccaaccaaattatctgacttcctgttggtcagagctaatgactgtaaattagaaagttttccggctcgaaaagtacaatatatataccgagtttggtgactgcagataaaactaacccccccactttggacaaaagtgacacacttcctgctgccaattggtggcgctataactttgactcacaaaagtcatatccatgtgatcggcctcttacaacgaacacacagctgaagtttcatcaaaatgagttaatgtatgcaaaagttataacacacttcctgtttcccttttctcgccataaattcgtctcttcgccacggccaaaccgtttgaggtttcaaaaagttgctcgcaatttagcatcctcagtgtgttgacttcatgctgaccgagtttggtgctgatcgggtgaatcgtctaggaggagtatcgcaaattccagagcatgcgttttccgaacaacccataatagctcacttcctgttgggcgaagcttatgactatgagtgcggaagttgtttggcccgatgagatctataagtgtacctagtttcatacatgtacgtgcaagtgtgtttaatatatagacccagtttttcaagggggcgctgttgagcccccctgccacgcccgggtcaaaggcctctgcccgaccctgttggccgcgcattccgatgcgtgtgcaaagtttcaagagttttcgagcacgggaagggccccaaaaatgcccaaaaggcgaaaagataataataataataataataatccttagaagaacaatagggctcttcgccctttcagggcttgggccctaataagaGATCTCCAAGTGGTAAAAATAGGAGTGACACCAATACAAACATCTTGTGTACTTTATACAGTTATGTCCCCAAAGTCAATAAATGTGAATAGGCTAGTTACCCATCTTACTTCTGAATTCAATTGTCAAGATAGttctaaaacaacaaaagaaaaatgttatGGGCATTACAGTACATTAAAAGAATAGTAAACATTCACGGACAACAATACACTGTCCCTATTAAGACACAACCATTACAAAAAAGGTTACAAAAAAGGTGAGAGGTCAAACTCTTCGTTGAGACCTGGATGACTGGTGGCCCTCAAGGAATAGATCCAATATGTCTCCCTTTGTTTAAGGCGTTTGATAATATCCCCACCCCTGGCATCAAGGCGAATAGCCTCAATGCCCACTACTCTTAGGGTCGAATCACTCCCATGTTTTGCATCTATATAATGTTTGGCCATTGGATAGTTCATATTTACAGTCCGAATGGCATATCTATGTTCAGATACCCTGTCTCTTAGTCTCCTTTTAGTTAGGCCTATGTAAAAACAGCCGCAAGTACACTCTAAACGATAAACAACATGGGTAGTATTGCAATTTATAAAACTATTAATAGTGTAGGTCTTATTGCTAAAAACATCCAAAAATTTGTCAGTTTTAGCAATATTCTCACAATAATTACAATTACCACAAGGGAAGTTACCCTTGGGTTGACGAAGCCAAGTTTCACGTTTAGGAGCAGGGAGGTAACTTCTTACTAACTTGTCTTTAAGTGTGGGGGCCTTCCTAAAGCTGATCCCAGGGGGTTCCGTGAATATTTCCCGTAAAGTCGGGTCACATTCAATAATGTTCCAGTTTTtctttataatgtgtttaatcTGGACAGCCTCCTTGCTGTAACAAGTGACAAAATAGGGTTTCTGTGTTGATACTCTTTTGGGTCTAGACTGAAGCAGGCTCTTCCTTTCAAGTGATTGGGCTCGATTATGAGCTTGAACGAGAGTTTGTGTTTGATAACCTCTTTGTCGAAAACGCTGCTGCATATCCATAGATTGATACTGGAAATCCTGATCTAAATCACATATACGCCTTAGTCTCTGGATCTGTCCAAAAGGTATGTTATCAATGAGCCATGAGGGATGAAAACTATTAGCATGCAATAAGGTATTACGATCCGTTGCCTTTCTAAAGATAGATGTATGTAAGAATCCCTCATTATCTTTTGAGATCCGTAGATCCAGAAAGTTAATAGTGTGTAAATCATAGTCCAGACTAAATTTTAGGTTCTCATTTAAGGTATTTACATATACATGGAAGTCTAAAAGTTCTTTTTCTGAGCCTGAGAACATCAAAATCACATCGTCAATGTATCTACCCCACCACAAGACTTTATCTTTAAAAGGGTTAACTTGGGAAAATATATAGCGCTCCTCCCATAAGCCTAGAAAAAGATTGGCATAATTGGGAGCAAAACAAGCACCCATTGCAGTCCCCATTTCCTGTCTATACAATTTGTCTTGAAAGAGAAAGATGTTGTTCTTTAAAGTCCACTCAGTAAGTTGCACTATAAAGTCACTGGGAGGCATCAAATGTTCAGGTCTAGATGAGAGATAGTGTTTTAAAGCCTCTAGACCCTCATCATGTACAATATTGCTGTATAAAGACTCCACATCCATTGTAGCCATAATACAAGAGCCTATATTACCTATTTGTTCAATTTTCTTTAAAACCTGTGTAGTATCTTGAATGTAAGAAGGTAAATCTGCCACAAATGGCTTGATAAAATAATCCACAAACTTGGAAGCAGGTTCTGTTATGGAATCATTCCCGCTAATTATCGGTCTGCCAGGTGGATTTTCCAGATCCTTGTGGACTTTGGGGAGCATATAAAAAGACGAATAACGTGGGTGTTGACAAAGCAAAAACTCATATTCTTTCTTAGTAATCCAATTACGTAATTTTGCCTCATTAAGCAATTGCTCCAGTTCTCTTCTTATAGTGTCCATTGGGTTGGATGAGGGCTTTGAGTAATACTGAGTGTTGTCTAGTTGGCGAAGAGCTTCACTTATATACTTCTTCTTGTCCCACACACAGACAGCACCACCCTTATCAGCACTTTTTATGATTATATCATCCCTCTCCGAAAGCCACTTAAGTGCTTGAGATTCATTTTGTGTGAGGTTATACTGGGAgatctttttttgtttactgTAAAGCTTTTCTACTTCATAGGACACCTTTTTGGTGAAAGTAGTCAAAATGGGATTCGTGGTGCAGGGTGAAAAAGTAGACTTAGGCCGAAAAGAAGAGTTTACCGTGGTGGTTGAGTAGGTAGCTGAACCCTGTGCGTTCTGAGAGTACCAGGCCTTCAAATGTAGACTTCTATAGAATCGAAAGAGGTCCACTTTGGTGTCGAATGGTCTACCTGAGTTTGTAGGAGAAAATGAGAGACCCTTGGACAAGACAGAAACGCAATCATCAGAGAGGGGGAGGTCTGAGATATTGATTACTACCGATGTTTCAACCGGCTCCTTGTGATTGGTGGTTCCTGAGAGTGGGTTCCGCCGTTTTCCACCCCTCCGCGTTTTCCTCTTCCTCTTTTGTAAGGTTGGTTGTGCTGTCTGGGGCGAGATTCCAAAAAAGCATTTCTGTCATACACATCAGCAATTTTGTCACGATCATTAGTGACATGAATTTCATCATAGTTCTCATCATCAGTGCTTGGAAGATTAAAAGACACTCTTCTTTTTGTCAGATGTCCCTTCTTACCCCAGCCGTATATAGAACCATTACTGTAGTCATTACGGTCTCGCTTAAACTTGATTATTTTGCCTTGTTTCAATTTTGTTGATAGTCTCTCAAGATcttcttttaatttattttcaaaaggCAACCTGTGTTCCTCTGATTCTGTCTGAGTGAGCTCGGATTTCAATCCCTCAATCTGAGATTGTAGAACTGACTTCTGCTTTCTGGCTTCTTCAATTAATAAGAGGATTAAGTCTAGGGAGCATTTATTGAGAATTGCTTCCCATTTATCCTTAAAATCCACATTATCATAGCCAAATGAGGGAAATTTATTCAATCTCAAACCTCTTGGGATCATATCCTGCCTCCAGTAATCAGATAGGGTAATGATATGAAGATTAAGCTTCACCTCTTTTTCAGAAAGTTTTTGAAGATCAAAGTGCAGTTTACGTGTATCTGGCCTCTGTGCATGTTCCTGATCAAAGTCCAGTTCCAGAAGAGTGTCTTCTACAATGATAGCTTTGCCCTCATCCTTAGTGTAGGAGAAAGATTTGTTAACGGCCATGTTGATATTGTAATGGGTCCTCCACGTTCAAAAAGTACAACGGAGCTGCTCCTGTCCAGGATCACCCAAAATGATCCTCATGAGACTAGACAAAAGAGAACTGGAGCGCTGCTGGAATCCCTTAATTAATccctacatttattttgtactaACAGTGTTGAGTGGTCAGGTAAGGGGGTTAGAAAACACACAACGGACCAAAGATCCTGTAGTAAATACTCGACCACGCCACATAGGGTCCGTTCTTTGTACCTCTAATAGATCTGAGATATCCTGACTCTACAAATGTCCAGTAATAAAGATCAAACTATGAATATTTGGCTTATTATAGATTTCAGTGTAATCATTCGACTCTCATTGATCCATCAAACCAAATGTCCAGTGCacactgttaggggttaacagcttctgacccaggaccagtagtgaagaaatgaagacagagtcaggattgcaattaattaaaagaaaaaattacttaagaatagtttgcagtttcaaaagcagaagccagcttcaagtctcacaaggagttcgtaggcagcgctccctctctcaccgtctcgttgcctcgccctatcgtacatacaattgtcccaacagttatacgggtcttatccacgtcattactgcaatgtggatgcttcggattggctcagagacaatgcacagtcatggtaaatttccactcgagtcagttaatctgatgctcgtttccactgacgtgtcacttgttggtAGCCTGACAACCCAGAGCCtcatccagatgtttggtctggaaactcaccattgacggctcaatctgaggggcggataaacggctgtctgtcaaactccctctgcacgcgataggatatcgctacaccaaccagagcaacgaaggtgaagcagagctgacagattaaacattcgccgtatccggtcggctaaactcgaacacatcttcccttcttcagaatgacttcagtgccgttctttgttcttttctcagagaaaagcttaactcaagtcttccagagtcgcggtcaaagctgattcgacagacggccgttcaccagtttctgtgtttactagaagcacgcaaacgcaactcggccgtcgtcattatggccccgcccaccgactctatacacgatgtgattggcccgaccagagtttggcgtttacagctcagaagggtatcgagagttcctagatgacactcggggcagattagatttgctgccgctagggtgtgtctagatttctaggctaacttgttgacgctttcaccccTGATTTAGGCccatagtgaccttccagatctggagcaggcgccagcttgcccagaacaacaagtccacccatagGGTGCCCATTAGAcaccattctcaacactgataTGTAACAgtgaatattgcgcacatacacagatacacgtACAGTCTCTCCacggttggagctgattaagctccagttcttaccaaaacatactgataacatgtgctttctctcagtgagagggatacacaatagtacaggcaatattcatcttgagtctttagtgtttcagtaaaaggaaatataaaaggaataaaatataataaattaaatgaaagacaaatccatatttcatatctggaagccaggctaagtgagcaaacgctgttactgcactcctgacatgttaggggtgtgtgatacctcaaatccacacacacgaccttgttgatcaagtgtttagtgacacaacACACATCTCTaagccagaccctcagtcactcctcagagaccaaatacacactttagaaaacaagaaactaaagcaaaatcataactggatagaatcattataataatataggaataTACTATTGGATAAATTGAATATACTATATAATAAAATAGACTATTGGAGTAATAACACAAAACACTCAAGCTTTATATTTAAAAGCATTTACAGTTTTATTGCAAGTTCTGCATGGCTCTTacattctctgtgtgtgtgaacaagATTTGAGTAAAGCAGAAACAGTAACAATCATCCCTGAGGAAAAAGCTTCCAGAGTCTGGGAATATGACCAGCTCTCTAATGGTCATTCCCACTGCAGATTGAGCTTTAGTTTTCACAGACACTgggctaacacacacacacacacactcagagagaGAGTCCAGTCGATTCATGAGCAGTAATGTCGACAGAGACACTGAACATTGAGCTTCTCCTCTGTTTAGCTCCACATGATTTTTAGCCAGATGCAACAATTTAGACTCTTCATATTTCATTGTAtatactaaaaaataaaaaaataaaaaaaaacatttttctgaacatagcaacaaaaaaagtcatagattcatacaaaaatacataccaaactttttcaaaaatacatacaaaagTAGTTTCATTTGATTCATTTTTCACAACATAGAAGATACCTGCAGATTAACAAAGAACAGTGAAGATgagctaataaacagacaaaagcaacaaatacattatttaaacacacactgtaTACAGAAGTGTGTCTCCACTGATTGTCTTAAATAGTTTGGCACAGATACACACTCTCAGTCATCCGTTGATGGATTAAATAGAAACAATTCAAATACATTTGTTAAGGTCAGACCAGATTTTATATAACGCTGCTTTACATAAATACTAAAAATACTAAAGTCAGATCCTGAGGTGCAGCCCAAATGTTCAAATGCCCTGAAAATTATACTATCTCGAAACGGACAAACTTCTTCAGAGCGCTAGTCAGTCTCAGCCGTCTCAGACGACCACATTTTTGTCCAgtgtcggccaccgtagttTCTCTATTAGCTCTGAAAGGGAAAGGGGACCAGTGGGAGATTGCAATTCATACTACTGTGTTCAAAACATGAAAATGCCATGTGGTGAATTCCAGTATTAACTAGCTGTAGAGTTAAAGGCCCTCAGCAGACACTGTCCTGGACCCCCATAGAGTCTCCGGAACTCTGTTCCCCTTTTCCTCTTCTAGCAAAACGTTTGTATAAGACGACAGCAGTCAGAGCCAGAAGCAGACCCAGACCCAGAGTCAGTCCAGCTGGCCACATCCAGTCCCCTACAGGAGGAAGAGAAAAGAGGGAAGAGAGTTTTTAAATTCACTGCTGAGGAATTCTGTAAAGCTCTCAATGTCTCCTGTTTTACTCACGCCCGATGGTTTTGTCTTCATCTGTGTCGTCCAGATTTCCCTTAGAGTCTGTGCAGAATATTATAAGGTTAGTCCTGCAGTTTAGTGTTAATTTACTGATTAAACCTAATATTCCCAGTCCTCCTCTGCTGTCCTCTGacctgtgagtgtgagtgtgatcAGGATTTGTCCTTCAGAGTCCAGAACTCTGTATGTTCCAGTGTCAGTGGATGTGAACGCATTAATGGTCAGATTCCCATCACTGTCGGTCAGTCGATCACTGCTGACCCCGTGACCTCTCGTCCACACCTCTGTCCACTCTCCACTGGAGTTTGTCTCCACTTTATCAGCATTGGTCAACAGAAGATCCAACTTCAGCTCCTCACCTGTGTTCACAGAGATCTCATCTgaggagaaacacacacacacacacacatcattatAATGCTGTCAAACAGTCAAAACCACAAACACCGATTTAGGATCGGTGAtcagatttaaacatttatcaTTACACCGGTATCGTAAAGAACCCAAATGATACTCAACCCTAACCGCGTGTCGCCGTCGCTGCTGGTTAGGACAAAACCTTGCATTAACAAAAGATACCTTGTATTGCGTGTCGCGTGTATTTAGGACACAATTATAACTGTGTCAATCCATCAAGGCCATAAGCATATATTAATGACTGGCGGCCAAATGtaatcatttattatttaaattaaatcatCCGTTATAAAAACATATAAACTAATATTCAGTGCCCCTACTGGTGACATTCAGTATCAGACAATGACTAGAGGAAATCCAGAAAACTCAGCTCTGACTTTACCCTGAATATGAAGTTGGTACGTCCTGACGAGTCGCTTCAGCTCCGTCTGATTATTACGGTAATAGATAAGCAGAAAGTATTTCCCAGCATCCCTCAGTCTCAGATCCTTGATGATgacgtcacatgatccttctctAAACACTCGGCCAGAACAATCTTCAGTCTGACAGATATCAATGtcttttgctttgctttgtaAACTGATTTCAGAAATCTCTTCGTCCTCAAAGGCACATGTTAGTTTGGCGTTTCCTCCCTTTATTCCTGACACAGATCTAGAGGAGActcctgcaaacacacacaggagATGAACAGATACAGCAgtgatgtgagtgtgtgttatttGTGTAATATGATGGGAAATGTCCAGCCAATCACTGAGTGTCAGAACAGACGCACAGGTGACTAGAATAACTCTAGACACTGGAAATCAAAAACTGTGTCTGAACATAAATGATACTGACCGCTAGAACTGACCAAGAGCAGCAGATGAAGAaaatgaagaggaagatgatgaagaagaagaggaagatgatgaagaagaggaggaagatTCATCCTGATGAGGAAACACAAGAGCTGTTAGAGACACACAGAGCACAGATAAAATACAGCCAACATTAAACTTTCACTTTATTTAATGATTGTGATCCACATGTGGCTGTCAGGACCACTATCAACAAAGATAATTGACTATTGGCATATATTTGGATAGCAAGAGACTCCAGAACAaccataaaacacacacacacacacacacacacacacacacacacacacaacagtggATCATCAGGGTACGACACACATGCTCTCGCACacaatgcacacacactcatcagtTTAATAATTTCAGCTATTTTTTGTCCTGTGGACTATGTGTATAATTTGTTTTATGTCAAATGTCTTATTCAGGACAGCTAGTGTAGActtttaatttgacattatacaattaaaagGAATAATAGTAGTTAATAGTCTCTTATTGGCCTGTTTAGCTGAGCCATCCACGGAATAAAAAAAGCAATTCGTCAAAATGATAAAAGAACACATATCACACAGATGCGACTTTATGTTTCATCTTATTAGAGGATTAGTTAATTGCCTTTGATCGAGATTATACTTCTAGTAATTTGTTAAAGCTGTTGTTCTGATGTCTGTCCAGCAGGGGTCGCCAACATCGAACGATTCAGTGAATCATGTGGCGAAGCAATCGGTTCAATTGATTCGAAGCTTTAAAAGCTCCATTCTCCCATCACTACAggacagcactaaataaaaataacatactaataaaaaaaacattataaactgGTATGAAAAGGAAAATGATTATAGTTTAGGCACAAGTAGGCGCGGCGCTGAAACTACAGCAAAACAACAAGCGAAATATTTATTCTTTTCTCCTTTGGACACATTCAAGTCTCATATCATTTGGTAAGACTATTGACAGTCACAGTACAATATAAAGAATTTCTCCATTAAGTttgataaaatgtaattatttttattattaattaacttTAATGACTTCTTCAGCGATTCCATCTCTATTAAAAGTAAATTACATTTAGCTATGCATTCTGCTCTTGTTTATGGATGTAATATTTATCATGCAAAAGAAGTTCACCACATATTCAAACATATAGCTTCTGAGCAATTAACATAGTTTAGCGATAATTTAACACTTCTTGGGGCAACGAGAAAATAACTAACATCAGTCCAAATTTTAAAGATCAATCACAGTTGTAAAATATATGAGCTCCCCACAGCTTTCGCCGGTGTAATATACACAACACCGGCTTCGTTACATCAGTAAAAAATACTATACTGCAGTTCATCGACTAGagtcatgttaaaatgcccaaattTACAGCAGAATGGTAGAACACAATTATATTAATAACCACACTATaaaaatcatcatcatcgtATCCACGGATAAATTCAGCATTTTAAATTCAGCACTTTAACTCTCCTCTCATCATAGCAGGTTTAGTTTTACACAAACAGACAAAACTATTGATATAataactcaaacacacacaaactggcGTTACAAGTTATGAAACGCTGgcgttatatttaaaaatatgaactTTACAACTTACATGGTAAAAGTTCTGCTATCTTCTGTTCAGATCGGCTATCACACTTGTTCCCAGCTGGGGAATACAGTCGGATAAACTGCTGCGGCGGGCTGGCTGCTGGCTGAGTCAACTTCAACTTTGTGAAACTCTGCTGCGGCGGGCGGAGCCAATATGGGTTTATCATTTCATCGGTTTAATACAGAGCAAACCTACTTTCTTACTGGCGCAGAAGATGAGTGAGGCTCGAGTGTCAATGAATAATCTAATGAATGACGAAGGAAATCCGCTGAGTGCAAAACCGCAAAAGTAGGCTAACACGTGTTACAGTTGCAGTACTGCGCCTCTCgctgttgttttgttttctctGCTTTCAGTGAGTCCATACAATGaatcacaccacacacacacaactgttcttttttaattttttactgtAGCCTAACTGAAACGCGTCTGTTTAGGCTATAGATATTGTTTAGTGTCTTAGAAAAAGTAAATCTTAAAACATTTTCAGAAGAGGAAGTGACTCATGTTTATGAACGTTTGCGATTTTGCAGTTTTTCTCGCTGAATGCAATGACTGCTGCTGCCCAAGAAATAGATGCAGAGgaatgtctgtctctctgtcgtATTCGCCAAtattttttactgtgttttGGTTTATATGTATTCTC encodes the following:
- the LOC137047429 gene encoding uncharacterized protein, giving the protein MINPYWLRPPQQSFTKLKLTQPAASPPQQFIRLYSPAGNKMNLPPLLHHLPLLLHHLPLHFLHLLLLVSSSGVSSRSVSGIKGGNAKLTCAFEDEEISEISLQSKAKDIDICQTEDCSGRVFREGSCDVIIKDLRLRDAGKYFLLIYYRNNQTELKRLVRTYQLHIQDEISVNTGEELKLDLLLTNADKVETNSSGEWTEVWTRGHGVSSDRLTDSDGNLTINAFTSTDTGTYRVLDSEGQILITLTLTESKGKLDTDKLRTNGSKKPTQWLWSLLVVLLACLCFWVWWFSICACLLSSRNINSKGLQIMIFSKRSHNKKL